TGAACGAGGCGCAGATATCTTTATGGGCCGTGTTATAGGATAAGAGTGCAAACTTTTTTACCCAACTGCAGAACAAGGGTGATATTAATATGTCTGAACATAAATCAACTGCAATGTTTGGTCTGTAATTCGCTTTACCCACAGCGTTTATACTTATGACCTTTTCTCTTTACACATGTATAGTTGATGCCCGTTTGCCTCCATTATAACTCGCCTCATTTGTCTGggattgttataaataaaacaagataaaccttaaaagtaatttattaactgCAATAGAGGTATATCGACATAAAAATAAGTCACTTCGATATAAAACATATAACTCTATAGCTAATCTTCGTCCATAGCTACTTCTTGctccttcttcttcttctttttcttcttcttagcACTTCCGTCAACAGCGTCCACAGACTGCTGGAGTTCTTCTAGAGCTTCCTGCATGACCTCTATATTCTTTTTAGGAATGTCACCAGTTTCATAGAACTTCAGACGGTCTTCTACTTGCTGACGTAGTTTCTCGCCGAATACCGATGATTGGATTTCTGTGGATATAAATGGGACGTTTAAAAGatgtatacttaaaaatatttatttcagacatTAACTCTGATATAAATATCTTGGCGACAAATTCCATCAGCTGATTTCAATTTTGTACGAGTAAgcaattgaattattataagATTCTTAGGACGGACTCATATTTATTAACACATAACATTCAACTTGCGACTAGGCTGAGGTATCTCATGATTATGGACTCCTATTGGTTCAGAAGCGAAACGAGCAACCCAGATAAATACGCTTAAgtaaacagttataaaataaataattcgatctgactatttttgtaaagaaatgttTTACACACAAAAGTTAATTGTAAATAAGAATGTAGCGACAAAATTAGTACAAGTTACGCAAGTCGCGCACATGTGTGGATACAGCCGCAGTTATCTAGCACAACTGTTATTACCGCAGCTGCTGTTACAACTGCGATAGATCAAAGTGTgcataagtattttatattattattatatgagtGAATAGTCTGTCAGACGACatccacaaaataataaatacgtatttttcatttattacatgataaaaaagtaaggaagattaaaagcacttaaggtGATGAAATGTGTTGTAGCGCAGGCTAGTGACATCACTCGCAAGTAtgaagcgtactggtaagtgacgtcacacgagatttcactttggtttacgagataaaaagtaaaataaaacttaatagttttttttttcaatatctgattgctttttttttcagattggtcatttttgttgttatcaaaatcaatatatataataaagcagtatttttatttgataaataacatGACTTACCAGAGAAACAATCGATCCTGGACGCGATGGAGCACTTGTTGGCGAGGTAGCGACTGATGCGGCCCTTGTTCTTGAGCCCCGCGCGCCCGATGAACGTGGAGTGGTACAGCAGACCGTACTTAGGAGTGTTCGAGCGAGTCTTCAAGGCGCGGAATAGAGCTTTCTCGGCACCTGATGTAACAGattgatatttaatatgttGGGAGTAAATGAGTTggttttaacataaaacatgTTGTTAGGCAAAAAATGTGCTGAAAATTGAGatgcgtaaaaaatattgtattaattgtatttgtttaattataaataatttaattggaaTAACTTTTGGGTGTGATCTTGATGTAAATTTATGCTTATCCCTCAGAGACATtcgaaacaaataattattgacattttaatgaaatattgacCTATTTTAATAAGGCAAAGCGGACTTTTATACTTACACACTTATTTTGCCTaccaaaagtaataaaaaacgcTTTCGAAATTTGATCACAAtgtttttatctataatacCAACATACAATAAGCATAATTTCATAACTTGATCAATAAACGCGGTATAAATCTTACCTAATATCTGGAGAGTAGATGCTGGGTACTTGGCGAGGCTGGTGAGGGAGCCAGCCTTGGAGATGAGCCTGGCACCAACCTGGTCTCCCACCAGCGTCGTGAGGTTCGGCGCTACAGACTGCATCTTAGTGTGCAGGTATTCTGCTATTTGCTTTCTTTAATGATGAGGAGATAGATATgctaaattttattgtaatcaagtgattttgattttttgaatgattaatctaattaatattctatatttGCATGCTTTTATCCCGTAATTAAACACGATTGtgagtaaaaagtatttatagcaGTAGGTCAATTTGGTTTCTGCTGATTTTTTTGAGAAGGCAGTGCAGATTGCTTACATTTATCTAAACAGATTACATTGCATTAAGAGATGAATTTGGGTTTTGCTgcttttcttttgtgttttaagCAATTACTAATTTAATGAACATACCTATAATTACTGAGTCCAACAACTCTGCCAGCAAACATCTGTATATTAATAAGGTCAACTGGCGATATATCCATGCCCATTGACATCTTGGAGGCATCTATAATAGCCTGGGCCTTCTCTGAGTCACCCAGGATCTCTGTGAGAGGCTCTACGGACTCCTCGCTTAGTGTCTTCCGGTCCTTGATGTATTCTGCACATCTTGTGTAGAGGGGATTCTCTGGCACAATGTTGATCAGCTCCGGGAAGTGGTATGAGTACCATTCTCTGTGAATTTGAGTTGGTGAGTTAAATGTTGTTACAATTGTAAAGCgcaaagaaattgtttttagcCCCtgttttcattgaattttcTGGCATACAGAAATAATAGATGCTAAAACACAACTGTTTTACCTATTTTAAGATCAGTCcccatttatttactttacattattttgaatgacaatttctgttattttctattatatttatataaaaacaccatttaatagaaaaattaagatattttaaccTGACTCCAGAGAATTTTTTCCTAAACTCTTTTAAACAATATTGACCTGATCCGCATAGAAAATGTGTTGATATCCTTATCCAGTTGGTCCAGTAAAGCAATAGACTGTATGATCATGTTGTCCACTCGATGCACGTTGAACTTCACGCGGGCTCGGGAGTACGAGTGGCCGAGACCCAGCTGCGCGACACTGCATGCTTTCAGGGTCAAGCCTTTGATTAAAGCATGGAAGTGATGGCGAATACCTGCAGAGAAATAGCTTCTGTAGTAAGGGATGTCAGGATGTCACTATCCTCACTACACTTGTTATACTTACTGCAAATTGtctaattacatattattcaGTGTCTAAGCTCGTACAGGACGACGGCATTACTAgactagtaaaaataaatacaattaaacactacagTTACTTTAATCATTtagtgaggataatgatgtaaattatgtatttttttttcctgagaatcacccagtagataaattaaaataaatataaagattcTTCATTTCacttatgtttctttttctgtctctttcGCCCAATACATGcatgcaatatgtatgtaactatttcattttgagaaaatctcaatttaaaaaaaattaaactttggCAAATCATGTATAGTTGTACAGCaaaattcataaacaaaacacagaAAAGTGTTCTATGTGTGGATATGGCTGCTTAATCTAGCACTTATTagttgttttacatttacaattgAGTAAAAGAACATAGCAAAACTGATTAATGTGCAGAAGcacttgtaaaattataaaatataggtacatatttatattttaatcaggGTAGTGAAATATTATCAACTCATCAAAGAGTGTTTTGTTAAGTTCTTGAGCTTCTATGAGCAACATCTAATCAGTCACTATAAAAAATCACCACCCTACAAAAGACTCAAGATTATATCtttatatgaattaaatgtGAAATCGAAATTTTATGTTCAAAAACAGTTCTTggcatatttacatttttctttaggCTAATGCCTCAAACCCTcaataaacataacaaacatCATACCTCTCAGGATCTCAGGGACTGCACCGGTGTGAGAGCACTGGATCTCCAGAGCCTCGCTGATGGCAGCACCAAGCTTGGGGTCCAGAACACCGAGGGTGCACTTCCCGCGCTTCTTGCGCTTCGGGAGAGCACCTTCCAGGAAGAGGTTCAAGTCTTCTGGTAATATACCTGGCAAATAgaatagtttattataaaataatgtcttataGGTACATGTAAATTGTTGCGTTGTGTATTTGGAAAACGCGTAAATATGTCTCTCTAACGTAGaggacattataaaaaagtcaaTAAAGGTAAATACGAATAGACAACACTGCAATTATTGCAAGatgtttaaatttagaatctAAGAGACGCTTTGCGTCTTGTTGATATTTTGAGGTTACCTTTATAATAACTTGTAAACaaaagcaacaaataaaaataaagaggcATAATCGATTAATAGAATACTATACTGATACATAGAAATCGTAACCTCGATGCTTATCAATAAAGCATGGGGTTTTTATAGAACACGCGGGATACTAACCTTCAGACACCGCATTGATATTTTCCAAGGCAACAACTGCTGATTTAAAGGGTTGGAATCCATTGAGCGTCACAACTGAGTTAAAACGCTGTAAATCTGTCACTGACTCTTCAACTTGAGGCAAAAACGCTGCAAGTTCTTCAAACTCTGCCACACGGAACAACGCGTAGCCCGCGCTGTGCTCATATAACACGTATAACTTACTCTGAAAGTAACATTAACGATTAGCACTTATTGTTTAcacaaatacattaaataatgaagAACAGAACGCACCATTGTAATTTCTttatcttcaatttattttcatttttgggGAGAAACATACACGTGCGTATTGTTTGCTCCCCCGCTAACGAAATGTTTTTAGGTTAGTTTATGTTCCGTGTCACGTAAACAGATGACTGAATTGGATAAAATACTTGAATGCAATAAactgtgttttaattatcatttttatagttgtgtcACAAATAGCttgattttattgtgtttttaaatgCTTCCCACACATCGattattatagaaattttaaatactcCTTTGAAAAAGTCCGTATAATGGAGTGCAAAAGCTAAATCGTTCTGAAACTATAAAATAGTGTATTCGtctaaatctaaatttatttttctttcaccaAGCAATCGATATAATATATCTTTGCTAGGAAACAGAGAATTATAATCACAATTATAAATCcaagttttatgtaatttacacacaaacatattttttttatgaatctgtAATTTTTGTACATCCTACACGAAAGCGCGTCAACggaaattttgacatttatatttgaaataaaaccctGTTTCTACGCAGAGGCTTGcgtgaatttataatttatgagacTGTAAAATAATCAAGCAAGAAATATGGTTTGAAACATTTCAACTGTTAGAACTATTGGTAACTAACTAAAAATAGTGCATGTATGTGAAAATATAGTGCAAACATGGCTACATTAGTGGCTCAAAGGGACCTTGTTGTGGCTTTCAAAAAGGAAACAATTTTGAATGTTGGGATACTGAGCAAGCTGCAGCCGATGCCATCGGACCTTTACAGACAATTATTTAACGAAAATGCTTTAGAAAAGCCTACGCAGAACCTATTTAATCACCTTTCTTACTATTTAGTATCAATAATCGATAATCAAGTATCGAACTCACTACCATGGCCTTTATACGATACGAAAACAGAGAGGACCTACAGGAACGAGCTGTCCGTGTTCATCAGCGACTACAGCAGCAAGGGTTTGCTGTCACCTGTAATGTCTTCCTACCTGGTGAACCCTGGATGCTATAAAGTTACGATGCTTATTTTCCAACTATCGTATCTTGCTACGCAGAAGGTATTAGTGACCAAAATGAAGAAGGACACTCAAAAGAGGCTGTATAATGACATGACGGAAAAATACAAGTCACAAGACAAGGATTTTATTGatcaaatagaaaaagaaacggTTATCATGACAAGTAAGTTCTCTCACTACTTATGTAAGCGAGAAGTCATGGAGAAGATTGCGGAGCTGTTCCGTAACAAGATAACGGAAATGGAGGAAAAGTTAAAATCATTAAAGGCACAGGAATACATTGACAGCTTGGTAGATGGGTTTCTAAAAACACATACCGTAGATGATAATACAAAAGcagaaattgaaaatatcaagAATGTAAACAAGTCCTCAGAATTCTTTGAAGTATGGTTAGATGACACTGATAATAGAATTACTGCAATGGAAATTGAATGGGATAACCGTGTAACACCTTTACTAAAACTATGTCAGGAAACTCAAAATAATTCTGAAATGCTAATAGCAAGGCAGACTGGGGAAACCGAAAGGAGCATGTTTACGCTAGAATACAATCCGAAATCAGACAATTTATGTACGAAGGACTTGCAGGGCCAAGTTAACacggaacaaaaatatatcCTTAAGAATGTAATTAAAGATGATAAACTAATTTTCCCAAATCTTGTGAGGGCTTTTCTCATATCAATAAGTTTCATACTGAAGAATACGGAGATAGGTGACGAAATATACaaattcaatgaatatttagATGGTGGGAGGAGGAATTTGACAGAAATAGTTTCATCAATGAGGATGCTGTTGAATAGAGTTATGAATGCAGAAGCAAGAATACAGGtgagataattaatatttaattcaagagGCCCataagattatatttattttttattatttaaaaatcttgttGATATGAAAATaccattttcatattttgatacCATTTGCCATTTTGTAAAGTAAATCTTTGTTACTCACAGcagctaattttatttaactgtaacTTCTTTATTTTCCAGCCAACTCAACCATCATTCAGCCAGTCAGTATCTCTTAAGGAGTTTGTCGATATCCCACCATTGCCAGATCTATCTGACCTCAAAATGGGCAAAGACCTACAATCGCAGATCATATTTGACACATTCACACCACTAAATGTATCTAAACACCAACTTAACTTACGTAGAAGAGCAAACGGTAGTTTTGCAAGACCGCAAACAAGATCCATGCTTATTGCTCCATTCTATCAAGGACCGAGAGATGACTTTGCCAAGAGCTTCATATCATGCCGCATCAGTTCCTATGACCGTCCGAATGCAacacaaaactttaatttatctgTAATATCTCAAGCTAATTTACGAAACGAGACCATAGCAGAATGCTCGTCAGGTTTCACGAAACAGCAGATTTTAAGGTTGCTGTCAACAAAGAAGTCCAGTAGttccaaaaagtttaaatataagacTGAAAGGCCAGACATATCTATCAAGAAAGGAGGTTTGTTTAATGAGTCTCAAGCTTCAACTGACAGCAACAATCTGTTCAGGAGTCATTCCTCACCAAATCTATTTGAACATAGAGAAAAGAAATCAAAGATACCTATTCCAAGAAAACTGTCAGTGATGCAAGAAGACTGTCCTCTTCTAGAAGTTTCTGGAATCTCAGCACTGGATAGGGACAATAGTTATGGAACACCAGAGGGTGTTCTCCCGTTACAAAGCAGCAGAAAACTATTTGATGCAAGCAGTCTACCTCTCATATCGATAACGCCGGAACCAGAAAAGTGTTCAGAAAAAGAAGTGTTAAACAATGATTCAAATAAAGTCTTTGCAGACATAAACTTGCCGAAACTGCAAGAAAATATCATTGAAAACGAAGAACGTAAGACTGAAACTCCAAAAACGAATACTAATTTAATTCGAAAAACTAGTTCCTtagagaaaattataaataagtttaagaaAGTCAGAGCAAGAGTGTTGACAACTGACGAAACAgaatttaaaactattgaaGAACAGAAAGAAAATTTCGACATGTTAAACGTCGAAGTGTTTTCTGCAAACAGGATCTTATTGCCGGACTTATTAAGTCCAAATTGCAGTGTGCTGCCTAAGAAGAGTATGGACCATTTCGATGATTTAGATGATGTACCTTGCAGGAAACCGCGGGAAAGTCTTGGGACTGCTTTAGGAGTGGACCATACGTTTTTGGACCAGTTTGATTTGTTGGACTGAAGTCTAAAGTGTTATATTTTGAGTTGTTAAGTTTCATGCTGACTCTGTTGCCAAGCTTTCAAGCTGAAAGAACAGACAGCAGCAGACTAAGAACAGGCTTACTGTCAGTCGATCTATGAATGTAAATCGTAATTATACGATACGTAACTCGTTGGTATATACTACCTTTGCTAAAGACATTGTCCATTATGTGGTAGAAACGTGTATATGTAAAATTTACATCGTAACGC
This is a stretch of genomic DNA from Trichoplusia ni isolate ovarian cell line Hi5 chromosome 6, tn1, whole genome shotgun sequence. It encodes these proteins:
- the LOC113494788 gene encoding nucleolar protein 56, with the protein product MSKLYVLYEHSAGYALFRVAEFEELAAFLPQVEESVTDLQRFNSVVTLNGFQPFKSAVVALENINAVSEGILPEDLNLFLEGALPKRKKRGKCTLGVLDPKLGAAISEALEIQCSHTGAVPEILRGIRHHFHALIKGLTLKACSVAQLGLGHSYSRARVKFNVHRVDNMIIQSIALLDQLDKDINTFSMRIREWYSYHFPELINIVPENPLYTRCAEYIKDRKTLSEESVEPLTEILGDSEKAQAIIDASKMSMGMDISPVDLINIQMFAGRVVGLSNYRKQIAEYLHTKMQSVAPNLTTLVGDQVGARLISKAGSLTSLAKYPASTLQILGAEKALFRALKTRSNTPKYGLLYHSTFIGRAGLKNKGRISRYLANKCSIASRIDCFSEIQSSVFGEKLRQQVEDRLKFYETGDIPKKNIEVMQEALEELQQSVDAVDGSAKKKKKKKKKEQEVAMDED
- the LOC113494787 gene encoding uncharacterized protein LOC113494787; translated protein: MATLVAQRDLVVAFKKETILNVGILSKLQPMPSDLYRQLFNENALEKPTQNLFNHLSYYLVSIIDNQVSNSLPWPLYDTKTERTYRNELSVFISDYSSKGLLSPVMSSYLVNPGCYKVTMLIFQLSYLATQKVLVTKMKKDTQKRLYNDMTEKYKSQDKDFIDQIEKETVIMTSKFSHYLCKREVMEKIAELFRNKITEMEEKLKSLKAQEYIDSLVDGFLKTHTVDDNTKAEIENIKNVNKSSEFFEVWLDDTDNRITAMEIEWDNRVTPLLKLCQETQNNSEMLIARQTGETERSMFTLEYNPKSDNLCTKDLQGQVNTEQKYILKNVIKDDKLIFPNLVRAFLISISFILKNTEIGDEIYKFNEYLDGGRRNLTEIVSSMRMLLNRVMNAEARIQPTQPSFSQSVSLKEFVDIPPLPDLSDLKMGKDLQSQIIFDTFTPLNVSKHQLNLRRRANGSFARPQTRSMLIAPFYQGPRDDFAKSFISCRISSYDRPNATQNFNLSVISQANLRNETIAECSSGFTKQQILRLLSTKKSSSSKKFKYKTERPDISIKKGGLFNESQASTDSNNLFRSHSSPNLFEHREKKSKIPIPRKLSVMQEDCPLLEVSGISALDRDNSYGTPEGVLPLQSSRKLFDASSLPLISITPEPEKCSEKEVLNNDSNKVFADINLPKLQENIIENEERKTETPKTNTNLIRKTSSLEKIINKFKKVRARVLTTDETEFKTIEEQKENFDMLNVEVFSANRILLPDLLSPNCSVLPKKSMDHFDDLDDVPCRKPRESLGTALGVDHTFLDQFDLLD